The following are encoded together in the Humulus lupulus chromosome 5, drHumLupu1.1, whole genome shotgun sequence genome:
- the LOC133778491 gene encoding protein ROH1A gives MRATENNQGSFLNRISIRRNQVVSMDVNHEQELEDIEIFQKHVSDRFSNLFASSDESPIAGAGDTALLSIAWLRKLLDVYLCCEAEFKVLLIMGRDPSHISKPPLDRLIPELLDRAVKSLDICNAVTHGIEAVRHCQKLAEIAVSALGQKPIGDGQVRRAKKALNSLIAAMAIEDKDGVGGKFSDRAWSFGRKGGAGSASSKDRTVGQFRSLWWGMAKGWSAARQLQAMSSNLVAPRGAESTGLAQPVYIMSTVMMFVMWAMVAAIPCQERTGLATHFPVPRQLAWAQPMIGLQEKIAEEWKKKEKKGSFGLLDEIQKLEKLGLSLTEFADSFQFPAEPERLEEVATQVAELAETCRKMEEGLVPLQQQIREVFHKVVRTRTEVLDVLDQSGKVFTPTV, from the coding sequence ATGCGGGCAACAGAGAACAACCAGGGTTCGTTTCTGAACCGAATCAGTATACGCCGCAATCAGGTGGTTTCTATGGATGTAAACCATGAACAAGAGCTCGAAGACATTGAAATCTTTCAGAAACATGTCAGTGATCGATTCTCCAACCTCTTTGCCTCCTCTGACGAATCCCCTATCGCCGGCGCCGGCGACACAGCCCTTCTCTCTATCGCCTGGCTCCGGAAGCTTCTCGATGTTTATCTCTGCTGTGAGGCCGAGTTCAAGGTGCTCCTCATAATGGGTCGGGACCCGTCTCATATCTCGAAACCCCCGCTCGATCGTCTCATCCCAGAGCTTCTCGACCGGGCTGTGAAATCTTTGGACATTTGTAATGCTGTGACTCATGGTATCGAGGCAGTCCGGCATTGCCAGAAGCTCGCCGAGATCGCGGTTTCGGCTTTGGGTCAGAAGCCGATCGGAGATGGTCAAGTCCGGCGAGCTAAAAAGGCTTTGAATTCGTTAATTGCGGCCATGGCGATCGAGGACAAAGACGGCGTCGGAGGTAAATTTTCAGACAGAGCTTGGTCTTTTGGGCGTAAAGGAGGCGCAGGATCCGCCTCGAGTAAGGATCGAACCGTCGGGCAATTCAGGTCTCTGTGGTGGGGAATGGCTAAAGGCTGGTCCGCGGCGAGGCAGCTTCAAGCAATGTCATCCAATTTGGTGGCGCCTCGTGGAGCTGAGTCAACCGGGTTAGCTCAACCGGTTTATATAATGAGCACTGTTATGATGTTTGTGATGTGGGCTATGGTGGCTGCGATTCCCTGCCAGGAGAGGACAGGTTTGGCGACTCATTTTCCAGTACCGAGGCAATTGGCTTGGGCTCAACCCATGATTGGATTACAAGAAAAGATAGCTGAGGAgtggaagaagaaggagaagaaagggTCATTTGGGTTATTAGATGAAATACAAAAGCTGGAGAAGCTGGGCTTATCCTTGACCGAATTCGCAGACTCGTTTCAGTTTCCGGCGGAGCCTGAGCGACTCGAAGAGGTGGCGACCCAGGTGGCTGAATTGGCTGAAACTTGCCGAAAGATGGAGGAAGGATTGGTTCCTTTGCAGCAGCAGATTAGAGAGGTGTTCCACAAGGTTGTGAGGACTAGAACAGAGGTCCTTGATGTGTTGGACCAATCTGGTAAAGTGTTTACCCCCACAGTGTAA